The following are encoded together in the Nitrospinaceae bacterium genome:
- the rnr gene encoding ribonuclease R, with translation MTRKPASNITDKEILDLLGRENRAMALRDMIRSLEVPADDRPAFRKRVRALSGDGVLIRVHAKFALPSSLSILVGVFRGHREGYGFVIADDEPGAGKPGADVFIKRLRTRGAMDGDRVAARVEHTHPDGRRDGSVVDVIEHAHKTLVGRLVTDRRRAWVEPQDKRIGDIIQVAASKRGGARNGEWVEVEIETYPGVREDARGVITRAFGYPDDPAVEQEMIIAKWGIREDFQPAAIKEAEGLKPPGEDEPFPRGVADLRELETFTIDPRTARDHDDALSIEALADGGRRLGVHIADVSHYVRAGHETDKEAALRGNSVYFPDRAIPMLPPCLSGDVCSLREGEVRRVLSAFLDFDDKGRQVDFRLTVARIRSSAQLTYAGAGAVLEGEEILEREEYEKALSFRGPLAELAALAGQLRARRMTEGSLDFDLPEPIVHLNEKGHPTAIERSPRNEAHRLVEECMLAANRAVAKMLEDAEGAAVYRVHAPPDEESIELLRRTLARLGLPDLSSEELMKGTGLQAVIDAAAGKDIERYVNMLVLRSMRLACYEPDPGIHFGLGFEPYTHFTSPIRRYADLLVHRRLKRLMRGDRRKPNHKNLASICAEISERGRQAELAEREMKSFLKALFMRDYIDQRCTGHVSGVTGFGVFVELDENFVEGMIPLESMTDDYYIHLPEEHSVLGERTGRRLRLGDPVTVRVVASDLARREVTFQLLAGGGHGVPEGATSARRSARTAGRKRPQRVADARGSTIRAGSGPKRKTKSPRKKSLRKKGDRRH, from the coding sequence GTGACCCGTAAACCCGCATCGAATATCACGGACAAGGAAATTCTCGACCTTTTGGGCCGCGAGAATCGTGCCATGGCGCTTCGCGATATGATCAGATCCCTTGAGGTGCCCGCCGATGATCGTCCGGCCTTTCGAAAACGGGTGCGAGCGCTTTCGGGCGATGGTGTCCTTATTCGAGTTCATGCGAAATTTGCCCTACCAAGTAGCCTTTCGATCTTGGTAGGCGTCTTTCGCGGTCATAGGGAGGGCTACGGTTTCGTCATTGCCGATGATGAGCCGGGGGCCGGAAAGCCTGGGGCTGATGTTTTCATCAAGCGGCTGCGCACGAGAGGCGCGATGGATGGTGATCGCGTCGCGGCCCGTGTGGAGCATACCCACCCGGATGGCCGCCGCGACGGCAGCGTTGTAGATGTCATCGAGCATGCGCACAAAACCCTCGTTGGCCGCCTCGTCACCGACAGAAGACGGGCATGGGTTGAGCCGCAGGACAAGCGAATCGGCGACATCATTCAGGTAGCAGCTTCCAAGCGTGGTGGCGCGCGAAATGGCGAGTGGGTGGAGGTCGAGATCGAAACCTATCCCGGTGTTCGGGAGGATGCGCGGGGGGTGATCACCCGGGCTTTTGGCTACCCGGACGATCCGGCTGTCGAGCAAGAAATGATCATCGCCAAGTGGGGTATCCGCGAGGATTTTCAACCTGCTGCGATAAAGGAAGCCGAGGGACTAAAACCGCCGGGCGAGGACGAGCCCTTCCCGAGGGGAGTCGCCGATCTACGCGAACTTGAAACATTTACCATCGACCCAAGAACCGCACGCGATCATGATGATGCGCTTTCCATCGAAGCTCTGGCGGACGGTGGTCGTCGGCTCGGTGTTCATATTGCGGATGTGAGTCACTACGTTCGAGCGGGCCATGAGACCGATAAAGAGGCTGCCCTGCGCGGCAACAGCGTCTACTTCCCTGATCGGGCGATTCCGATGCTACCCCCATGTCTTTCGGGTGATGTGTGCTCCCTAAGGGAGGGAGAGGTGCGAAGGGTGTTGTCGGCTTTTCTGGACTTCGACGACAAGGGTCGCCAGGTGGACTTTCGGCTAACGGTGGCGCGTATTCGCTCAAGCGCCCAGCTTACCTATGCCGGTGCGGGCGCCGTGCTTGAAGGAGAAGAGATTCTCGAGCGAGAAGAATATGAAAAGGCGCTGTCATTTCGCGGCCCGTTGGCAGAGCTTGCGGCCCTCGCTGGCCAGCTTCGAGCTCGCCGCATGACTGAGGGAAGCCTCGATTTTGATCTGCCCGAGCCCATTGTTCACTTGAACGAGAAGGGACATCCCACCGCGATTGAGCGCTCGCCCCGAAACGAGGCGCACCGCCTGGTTGAAGAATGCATGTTGGCGGCGAACCGTGCCGTGGCGAAAATGCTTGAGGATGCCGAAGGCGCCGCCGTTTACAGGGTCCACGCCCCGCCGGATGAGGAGTCGATAGAGCTCTTGAGAAGAACGCTTGCCCGTCTGGGTCTGCCCGATCTCTCGTCTGAGGAGTTGATGAAAGGCACTGGACTCCAGGCCGTCATCGACGCGGCGGCGGGCAAGGACATCGAGCGATATGTGAACATGCTGGTGCTCCGGAGCATGAGGCTCGCCTGTTATGAACCCGACCCAGGGATTCACTTCGGGCTTGGCTTTGAGCCTTATACCCACTTCACCTCGCCGATTCGGCGCTATGCAGATTTGCTTGTGCACAGGCGGCTCAAGCGGCTTATGCGAGGTGATCGTCGCAAGCCTAACCATAAAAATCTTGCCTCGATTTGCGCTGAAATCTCCGAGCGCGGGCGGCAGGCCGAATTGGCCGAACGCGAGATGAAGAGTTTTCTAAAAGCGCTTTTCATGCGGGACTATATTGACCAGCGTTGCACGGGCCATGTTTCGGGAGTGACAGGTTTTGGGGTGTTTGTGGAGCTTGATGAGAATTTTGTCGAGGGAATGATTCCGCTTGAATCGATGACCGACGATTATTATATCCATTTACCAGAGGAGCACTCCGTCCTCGGTGAGCGAACGGGCAGGCGTCTTCGCCTGGGCGATCCGGTGACGGTGCGCGTTGTGGCCTCGGATCTGGCTCGCCGCGAGGTGACGTTTCAGCTTCTGGCGGGAGGCGGGCACGGAGTCCCAGAGGGGGCAACCAGCGCTCGCCGGAGCGCTCGCACCGCTGGTCGAAAACGGCCCCAGCGTGTTGCTGATGCCCGTGGCAGCACTATCCGCGCCGGAAGCGGTCCCAAGCGGAAAACCAAATCTCCCCGGAAGAAAAGTCTCCGAAAAAAGGGGGACAGGAGGCATTAG
- a CDS encoding serine/threonine protein phosphatase: MSNLYAIGDIHGQRGMLDMLIEKVPLEKDDEIVFIGDYIDRGPDSRGVVDAVLEFKLNYPNTTCLRGNHEDMFLDYIKDEKKYPKGIFTMNGGIETLHSYGIDPRVGPPKVPPLHMDFFESLGYRHESGGFLFVHAGVQPGVPLDAQVDKDLIWIRDEFIHSDEDFGKPIVFGHTPMPGVMDELPFKLGIDTGAAYGGWLTCVQLEYDRLVESWQVHTSEVMA; this comes from the coding sequence ATGTCGAACCTTTACGCCATCGGCGACATACACGGCCAGCGCGGGATGCTGGACATGCTGATCGAAAAAGTGCCTCTTGAGAAAGACGATGAGATCGTCTTCATCGGTGACTACATCGACCGGGGGCCCGATTCGCGCGGGGTGGTGGATGCCGTTCTAGAATTCAAGCTCAACTATCCGAACACGACATGCCTTCGCGGGAATCATGAAGACATGTTTCTCGACTACATCAAGGATGAAAAAAAATATCCAAAGGGAATTTTTACGATGAATGGGGGGATAGAAACCCTCCATAGCTACGGCATCGACCCGCGTGTGGGCCCGCCCAAGGTGCCGCCGCTTCATATGGATTTTTTCGAGTCCCTTGGCTATCGCCATGAGTCCGGCGGTTTTCTTTTTGTTCACGCAGGGGTGCAGCCCGGTGTTCCGCTCGATGCGCAGGTGGATAAGGATCTGATCTGGATTCGAGATGAATTCATTCATTCGGACGAGGATTTTGGAAAGCCTATAGTCTTTGGCCACACTCCCATGCCTGGGGTGATGGACGAACTTCCGTTTAAATTGGGAATCGACACGGGAGCCGCCTATGGTGGATGGCTCACCTGCGTCCAGCTTGAGTACGACCGGCTCGTTGAATCCTGGCAGGTGCACACGAGTGAAGTAATGGCATGA
- a CDS encoding tyrosine-type recombinase/integrase gives MKPRGHVKRPVWRACRRAGIRRTGWHVLRHTFASHLVMRGAPLNAVQELLGHADIQMTMRYAHLSPDARRDAVKLLDGHGTIVALPPRVGEVEPQVVEK, from the coding sequence ATAAAACCGAGGGGTCATGTAAAAAGGCCCGTGTGGAGAGCTTGCAGGAGGGCAGGGATTAGGCGAACGGGCTGGCACGTGCTCCGTCACACCTTTGCATCGCACTTGGTGATGAGGGGAGCACCTCTAAACGCCGTGCAGGAACTCCTGGGGCACGCGGACATCCAGATGACGATGCGCTATGCGCACCTAAGCCCTGACGCTAGGCGAGACGCAGTCAAACTTCTCGATGGTCACGGCACTATAGTGGCACTTCCCCCAAGAGTGGGGGAAGTCGAACCGCAAGTAGTTGAAAAATAA
- the smpB gene encoding SsrA-binding protein SmpB, which yields MADGIKIIADNRRARADYLIEETFEAGIALTGTEVKALREGRANLKESYGDVIGGEVWLVGCHISPYANGNINNHEPTRRRKLLMHRYEINRLFGKTQERGLTIVPMKMYFKRGRAKLELGLGRGKKHGDRRQELKERTVNREVQRELVLRNRDRD from the coding sequence ATGGCGGACGGGATCAAGATAATTGCCGATAACCGCCGCGCGCGGGCCGATTATTTAATCGAGGAGACCTTTGAGGCCGGAATCGCCCTGACGGGAACCGAGGTGAAAGCCCTCCGCGAGGGGCGGGCGAATCTCAAGGAGAGTTATGGCGATGTTATCGGTGGGGAGGTTTGGCTGGTCGGCTGTCACATCAGCCCCTATGCCAACGGAAATATCAATAATCATGAGCCCACCCGGCGGCGAAAACTCCTTATGCATCGGTATGAGATAAATCGCCTGTTTGGCAAGACGCAAGAACGCGGCCTAACCATCGTGCCAATGAAAATGTATTTTAAAAGAGGACGGGCGAAGCTCGAACTTGGCCTCGGGCGCGGAAAAAAACACGGCGACCGGCGTCAGGAGCTAAAAGAGCGCACCGTTAATCGCGAGGTACAGCGCGAACTCGTACTCCGAAATAGGGATAGAGATTAA